In Eucalyptus grandis isolate ANBG69807.140 chromosome 4, ASM1654582v1, whole genome shotgun sequence, the following proteins share a genomic window:
- the LOC104442246 gene encoding 40S ribosomal protein S13 translates to MGRMHSRGKGISASALPYKRTPPSWLKISSQDVEENICKFAKKGLTPSQIGVILRDSHGIAQVRSVTGSKILRILKAHGLAPEIPEDLYHLIKKAVSIRKHLERNRKDKDSKFRLILVESRIHRLARYYKKTKKLPPVWKYESTTASTLVA, encoded by the exons ATGGGTCGCATGCACAGCCGAGG TAAGGGTATTTCAGCTTCTGCTCTGCCCTACAAGAGGACTCCTCCGAGTTGGCTCAAGATTTCTTCTCAGGAT gtTGAGGAGAACATTTGCAAGTTTGCCAAGAAGGGTCTGACTCCATCACAAATTGGTGTCATCCTTAGGGATTCTCATGGTATTGCTCAGGTCAGGAGTGTTACTGGGAGCAAGATCCTGCGTATACTGAAGGCCCACG GGCTGGCTCCTGAAATACCTGAGGATTTGTACCACCTTATCAAGAAAGCAGTTTCCATTCGGAAGCATTTGGAGAGGAACCGAAAGGATAAAGATTCCAAGTTTAGACTCATCCTGGTTGAGAGCAGGATCCACCGTCTTGCTCGTTATTATAAGAAGACCAAGAAGCTACCACCTGTTTGGAAATA